TTTCTATTTTGAGCCACACCACGATCGCAACCAAGGAAAAAAAGAGCATGAGCGAAAAACGCACATCTTGGTTAAACTGACTGCTTTTAGGCATCACAAAAAGCTTTAAATGCGGGAACCACCAAAACAAAGTCTTAAAGATTTGAAACGCCACGATGATTAAAATTAAAAAAACAATGAGAATGCCTAAATCTTTAATCAAATCCATGCCCAAACCATGCGAATACACCCCATCCACGACCACCAAACCAAAAATGCTTAACAATTCCCCAATAACGCCCACTTTCAAAACCAAATCAAGCCACAAAATCTCTTTACGATAATCTTTGACTAAAGTCATGATCATGCCCAAACTGATAATAGGGAAAATCACCATAAAAATAGGCTCTAAATTAAGGCTAAAAGTAAGGATGAATGAAAGCGTGTATAAAATCAACAGATAAGCAAAAATGCGTTTTAAAAGAGAAACCCCTAATTTTTTAAACAAATAAATCTCCACTTCCAAACCGCATAAAAACATTAAAAACAAAAAGCCAATTTCAGACATGATTTCAAAGCCTTTAGTTGGCTCAATAAAACCCACATACGCCCCAACAGATCCAAACAAAATCTCCACGACCGTGATGGGCAAACGAGAGATTCTAGACATATAGGGAGCCATCACAATTAAAAGCATGATGAGTGCGAAAGTGAAAAATTCTGCATGCATGTCTTAATTTTACCTTATTTATTGGTTAAGTTTTCAAAGCGATAGGGTTTTTCTCTTTATAAGTGGTGAAAACCCCTTTTTTGATTTCGTAATAAGTTACCCCTAACGCTACTAAAAACGCTAAAAATTGCGCGATAGGGTAAGTTACCCAAATGCCATTAATCCCATAGAAATAGCTTAAAATCGGCAATAGGACAATAATAAACCCTAGCGTGTGCGAAAGGGTGATGATAAACGAACTTTTAGTGCGTTGGATGGATTGGAAAAACACCGCGCACAACAAAGTCAT
This is a stretch of genomic DNA from Helicobacter pylori. It encodes these proteins:
- a CDS encoding cation:proton antiporter, whose protein sequence is MHAEFFTFALIMLLIVMAPYMSRISRLPITVVEILFGSVGAYVGFIEPTKGFEIMSEIGFLFLMFLCGLEVEIYLFKKLGVSLLKRIFAYLLILYTLSFILTFSLNLEPIFMVIFPIISLGMIMTLVKDYRKEILWLDLVLKVGVIGELLSIFGLVVVDGVYSHGLGMDLIKDLGILIVFLILIIVAFQIFKTLFWWFPHLKLFVMPKSSQFNQDVRFSLMLFFSLVAIVVWLKIEMVLGAFLAGLVVSTFFPHKSELIHKLNDVGFGFFVPLFFIHVGSTLDLKLVFLNPHLILQGILIVIAMLSLHLITSTLLWRKYFKEAKHLFSFALGASMPLTFLVTTAAVGLKAQAISQNTYYALLMAAIFEGVLFTIAIKILNKKA